The Porphyromonas sp. oral taxon 275 DNA window TATAATAGCCTGAACGCCTGGGGTAAGGGCCGTGAGCTCCCGCACTTTGCCTCCCAGAGCTTCAATGACTGGTGGATCAAGACGCAAGAAAAGAAGAAGTAAGGCCTATGTCACACGCTAAGCAAGGCGTCCTGGAGAACATCCGACGCTATACCACCCATCGCGAGGCTCACCCCGACCTAGAGGGCTTCGCAGCGATTACCTACCCGGACCGCGTCCAGCAGTTCGAGCGCATCATGACGGAGGTCGGCGGTCGCGTCGTCCTGCTGCAGCCTGGGGATGATCTGGCGGCCATCATCCGCGAGCTCTACCCCGAGGCCCAGCGCTTCATCAGCGACCTTGAGCTGCCTGGCCTAGGGAGCCTGCGCCCCAGTGAGGCAGGCGACCCGACGGCCATGAACGGTACGGATGTCACCATCGTCGAGACACCCCTCG harbors:
- a CDS encoding LUD domain-containing protein — protein: MSHAKQGVLENIRRYTTHREAHPDLEGFAAITYPDRVQQFERIMTEVGGRVVLLQPGDDLAAIIRELYPEAQRFISDLELPGLGSLRPSEAGDPTAMNGTDVTIVETPLGVCENGCCWVEQRDEWRAEFFIAENLVFVLNRSDLVDNMHQAMRRVRQLNPQSPFSGFISGPSKTADIEQALVMGAHGARGVTVLLR